The following proteins come from a genomic window of Streptococcus oralis:
- the hslO gene encoding Hsp33 family molecular chaperone HslO, with protein MDKIIKTISESGAFRAFVLDSTETVRTAQEKHQTQASSTVALGRTLIASQILAANEKGNTKLTVKVLGTSSLGAIITVADTKGNVKGYVQNPGVDIKKTATGEVLVGPFVGNGQFLVITDYGTGNPYNSMTPLISGEIGEDLAYYLTESQQTPSAVGLNVLLDKDDKVKVAGGFLLQVLPGAKEEEIARFEKRIQEMPAISTLLESEDHIEALLKAIYGDESYKRLSEEEIRFQCDCSKERFMDALASLPVSDLEEMKEEDHGAEITCQFCQTTYNFDENDLEELIRDKS; from the coding sequence ATGGATAAAATTATTAAAACAATATCAGAAAGCGGAGCCTTTCGTGCTTTTGTCCTTGATAGCACGGAAACTGTCCGCACTGCTCAAGAAAAGCATCAAACTCAAGCCAGCTCAACTGTAGCGCTTGGTCGCACCCTTATCGCTAGCCAGATTCTCGCAGCCAATGAAAAAGGAAATACCAAGCTAACAGTTAAAGTTCTTGGAACGAGCTCTCTCGGTGCCATCATCACGGTCGCAGATACCAAGGGAAATGTCAAGGGCTACGTTCAAAATCCTGGCGTTGACATCAAAAAGACTGCAACTGGTGAAGTCCTTGTCGGACCTTTTGTCGGAAATGGTCAATTTCTCGTTATCACAGACTACGGTACTGGAAATCCTTACAACTCCATGACTCCTCTCATCTCTGGGGAAATCGGTGAAGACTTGGCCTATTACCTGACAGAAAGCCAACAAACCCCTTCAGCAGTCGGGCTCAATGTTCTTTTGGATAAAGACGACAAGGTCAAGGTTGCCGGTGGCTTCCTTCTCCAAGTGTTGCCAGGAGCCAAGGAAGAAGAGATTGCCCGCTTTGAAAAACGCATCCAAGAAATGCCAGCTATCTCAACTCTTCTGGAAAGTGAAGACCATATCGAAGCCCTCCTCAAGGCCATCTATGGTGACGAATCTTACAAACGTCTATCTGAAGAAGAAATTCGTTTCCAATGTGACTGTAGCAAAGAACGCTTTATGGATGCTCTTGCTAGCCTTCCAGTCTCAGACTTAGAGGAAATGAAAGAGGAAGACCACGGGGCAGAAATCACTTGTCAATTCTGCCAAACAACCTATAACTTTGATGAAAACGACCTGGAGGAACTCATTCGTGACAAATCTTAA
- the dusB gene encoding tRNA dihydrouridine synthase DusB translates to MTNLNTPFMIGNVEIPNRTVLAPMAGVTNSAFRTIAKELGAGLVVMEMVSDKGIQYNNEKTLHMLHIDEGENPVSIQLFGSDEDSLARAAEFIQENTKTDIVDINMGCPVNKIVKNEAGAMWLKDPNKIYSIINKVQSVLDIPLTVKMRTGWSEPSLAVENALAAEAAGVSALAMHGRTREQMYTGHADLETLHKVAQALTKIPFIANGDIRTVQEAKQRIEEVGADAVMIGRAAMGNPYLFNQINHYFETGEILPDLTFEDKMKIAYEHLKRLINLKGENIAVREFRGLAPHYLRGTSGAAKLRGAISQASTLAEIEALLQLDKA, encoded by the coding sequence GTGACAAATCTTAATACACCTTTTATGATTGGCAATGTTGAGATTCCCAATCGTACTGTTTTAGCACCCATGGCTGGTGTCACCAACTCAGCCTTTCGTACCATCGCAAAAGAGCTTGGAGCTGGACTCGTTGTGATGGAAATGGTCTCTGACAAGGGAATCCAATACAACAACGAAAAAACCTTGCATATGCTTCACATCGATGAAGGCGAAAATCCCGTTTCTATCCAACTCTTTGGTAGCGACGAAGATAGCCTCGCACGCGCAGCAGAATTCATCCAAGAAAACACCAAGACCGATATCGTTGATATCAACATGGGCTGCCCAGTTAACAAAATCGTGAAGAACGAAGCTGGTGCTATGTGGCTCAAGGACCCAAACAAAATCTACTCTATCATCAACAAGGTCCAATCTGTCCTTGATATCCCCCTCACCGTCAAAATGCGTACTGGTTGGTCTGAACCATCCCTGGCCGTGGAAAATGCTCTCGCCGCCGAGGCTGCAGGTGTCTCTGCCCTTGCCATGCACGGCCGTACCCGTGAGCAAATGTATACTGGTCACGCTGACCTTGAGACCCTTCACAAGGTCGCTCAAGCACTGACAAAAATTCCATTCATCGCCAACGGTGACATCCGCACTGTTCAAGAAGCCAAACAGCGTATCGAAGAAGTCGGTGCTGATGCTGTCATGATTGGTCGCGCAGCCATGGGAAATCCCTACCTCTTCAACCAGATTAACCATTACTTTGAAACAGGAGAAATTCTCCCTGATTTGACTTTCGAGGACAAGATGAAAATCGCCTACGAACATTTGAAACGCCTGATTAACCTTAAAGGAGAAAACATCGCCGTTCGTGAATTCCGTGGACTCGCTCCTCACTACCTCCGTGGAACATCTGGCGCTGCCAAACTCCGTGGAGCTATTTCACAAGCTAGCACTCTGGCAGAAATTGAAGCCCTCTTGCAATTAGATAAAGCATAA
- a CDS encoding GAG-binding domain-containing protein, translated as MFESRNERKMRYSIRKFSVGVASVAVASLFLGSAVHATEANPSESGKTTTIAKKEDSSTPKTQKATTSKDVAVKQVSSSVDKKVSTVSDNKSKAKDQFAAYKAELKKELSETNLPKERKDAYAKQIEQENDFNKLEELRNTYNEENRKINDSLLDEIDRELNYQKSQIEKMANSKGITTEDKDAFLKKIDQIREKTYKDIKVDGGKSLEDVKKEVLVELGKLFQSYKAYIEKEIQNFVNQKVDEKIKEKGLSAKEAEDDADIKQLRELEKNALNELDRATKNEDALKTKNNLIAEIAKLQPSDKSTKETPKPRVRRNSSETKDKGRVKNYEEANIELSKYMTDLLNGVEKDLKPEDEPKFKDLVKKVLETVNQYRDELTNASTEDQLNQILEKAKGELNSTVENFKKGLTKPTDPETEGKTPPATEEKPQTPNEEEAKKLAALVKQALEELEKLEQALAEVNQYPELSENDPDYRVQKKYIWDESKQIAPAKMQAFKNLLEKGGYTEQDLQKFIDDFIYYQIHAQIEKMTRQVAAYRAKYPNITSLEKEFESGIKQTWNKNYGTLEGKVLKDYFETEFRPAFNKILQIVAIQEALNKLDDETKTVPDGAKLTGEAGKAYNETRTYAKEVVDESKKLLSQTAVTMDELAMQLTKLNDAMSKLKEAKAKLVPEVKPQPENPGPKPTPQPEKPKPEVKPQPENPGPKPTPQPEKPKPEVKPQPENPGSKPTPQPEKPKPEVKPQPENPGSKPTPQPEKPKPEVKPQPENPGPKPTPQPEKPKPEVKPQPENPGPKPTPQPEKLKPEVKPQPENPGSKPTPQPEKPKPEVKPQPENPGSKPTPQPEKPKPEVKPQPENPGSKPTPQPEKPKPEVRPDNSKPQADDKKPSTPNNLSKDKQSSNQASTNENKKQGPSTNKPKKSLPSTGSISNLALEITGLLTLAGATILAKKRMK; from the coding sequence ATGTTTGAATCAAGAAATGAAAGAAAAATGCGCTATTCAATCCGCAAATTTAGTGTTGGAGTCGCTAGTGTAGCAGTTGCCAGTCTCTTTTTAGGAAGTGCCGTACATGCGACAGAAGCAAATCCTAGCGAATCTGGAAAAACGACTACGATAGCAAAAAAAGAAGATTCTAGTACACCTAAAACACAGAAAGCAACAACTTCTAAAGATGTCGCTGTAAAGCAAGTAAGTAGCTCTGTAGATAAGAAGGTAAGTACTGTTTCTGATAATAAGTCGAAGGCGAAAGATCAATTTGCAGCTTACAAGGCAGAATTGAAAAAAGAGTTAAGTGAAACCAATTTACCTAAAGAAAGAAAAGATGCTTATGCAAAGCAAATTGAGCAAGAGAATGACTTCAATAAATTGGAGGAGCTAAGAAATACATATAACGAAGAAAACAGAAAAATCAATGATAGTCTATTAGATGAGATTGATCGAGAGTTGAATTATCAAAAGTCTCAAATTGAGAAGATGGCAAATAGCAAGGGAATTACAACTGAGGACAAAGATGCTTTTCTGAAGAAAATTGATCAGATTAGAGAAAAAACATACAAGGATATTAAGGTTGATGGTGGAAAATCACTTGAAGACGTTAAAAAAGAAGTTCTTGTAGAACTAGGTAAATTGTTCCAATCTTATAAGGCCTACATTGAAAAAGAAATTCAAAACTTTGTCAATCAAAAAGTTGATGAGAAAATCAAAGAGAAAGGTTTAAGTGCGAAAGAAGCTGAAGACGATGCAGATATCAAACAGCTTCGAGAACTAGAAAAAAACGCTCTTAACGAACTAGATCGTGCAACGAAGAACGAAGATGCTTTAAAGACTAAAAATAACCTTATCGCAGAAATTGCAAAACTTCAACCGTCAGATAAATCAACCAAAGAAACGCCAAAACCTAGAGTACGAAGAAATTCTTCGGAAACAAAAGATAAGGGCAGAGTCAAAAATTATGAAGAGGCTAATATTGAACTTTCTAAATATATGACTGACCTTTTAAACGGAGTTGAGAAGGATCTGAAGCCGGAAGATGAACCTAAATTCAAAGACTTAGTTAAGAAAGTTTTAGAAACTGTCAATCAATATAGAGACGAATTGACTAACGCTAGCACAGAGGACCAGCTGAATCAAATTCTAGAGAAAGCCAAAGGAGAATTAAATTCTACTGTAGAGAATTTCAAAAAAGGTTTAACGAAACCAACTGACCCTGAAACGGAAGGTAAGACCCCTCCAGCTACGGAAGAAAAGCCACAGACACCAAATGAAGAAGAAGCGAAAAAGCTAGCGGCTTTGGTGAAACAAGCCTTAGAAGAACTTGAAAAACTAGAGCAGGCTTTAGCTGAAGTCAATCAATATCCTGAGTTGTCAGAGAATGATCCAGATTATAGAGTGCAGAAAAAATATATTTGGGATGAATCTAAACAGATTGCTCCTGCTAAAATGCAGGCATTTAAAAATCTGTTGGAGAAGGGTGGCTACACAGAGCAGGATTTGCAAAAATTTATAGATGATTTTATCTACTACCAAATCCATGCACAAATCGAAAAAATGACTAGACAAGTCGCTGCATATAGAGCAAAATATCCGAATATTACTAGTCTTGAAAAAGAGTTTGAATCAGGTATTAAGCAAACGTGGAACAAGAATTATGGTACCTTAGAAGGGAAAGTTTTAAAAGATTATTTTGAAACAGAATTCCGTCCAGCCTTCAATAAAATCCTGCAGATTGTAGCCATCCAAGAAGCCTTGAACAAACTAGACGATGAAACAAAGACTGTTCCAGATGGGGCTAAACTCACAGGAGAAGCTGGAAAAGCCTATAATGAGACTAGAACTTATGCGAAAGAAGTTGTTGACGAAAGCAAGAAGCTTCTATCACAGACAGCAGTGACAATGGATGAACTGGCAATGCAATTAACCAAATTGAACGATGCCATGTCTAAATTGAAAGAAGCTAAAGCGAAATTGGTACCAGAGGTCAAACCGCAGCCGGAAAATCCAGGGCCAAAACCAACTCCGCAGCCAGAAAAACCAAAACCAGAGGTTAAACCACAGCCGGAAAACCCAGGGCCAAAACCAACTCCGCAGCCAGAAAAACCAAAACCAGAGGTTAAACCACAGCCGGAAAACCCAGGGTCAAAACCAACTCCGCAGCCAGAAAAACCAAAACCAGAGGTTAAACCACAGCCGGAAAACCCAGGGTCAAAACCAACTCCGCAGCCAGAAAAACCAAAACCAGAGGTTAAACCACAGCCGGAAAATCCAGGACCAAAACCAACTCCGCAGCCAGAAAAACCAAAACCAGAGGTTAAACCACAGCCGGAAAACCCAGGGCCAAAACCAACTCCGCAGCCAGAAAAACTAAAACCAGAGGTTAAACCGCAGCCGGAAAATCCAGGGTCAAAACCAACTCCGCAGCCAGAAAAACCAAAACCAGAGGTTAAACCACAGCCGGAAAACCCAGGGTCAAAACCAACTCCGCAGCCAGAAAAACCAAAACCAGAGGTTAAACCACAGCCGGAAAACCCAGGGTCAAAACCAACTCCGCAGCCAGAAAAACCAAAACCAGAGGTTAGACCAGATAATAGCAAGCCACAAGCAGATGATAAGAAGCCATCAACTCCAAATAATTTAAGCAAGGACAAGCAATCTTCTAACCAAGCTTCAACAAACGAAAACAAGAAGCAAGGTCCATCAACAAATAAACCGAAGAAGTCATTGCCATCAACTGGATCTATTTCAAATCTAGCACTTGAAATTACAGGTCTTCTTACCTTGGCGGGGGCAACCATTCTTGCTAAGAAAAGAATGAAATAG
- a CDS encoding isoprenylcysteine carboxyl methyltransferase family protein, with protein MVLAIILLTFLIRLVFLKRSIENEKRILSNGGQEFGVENTKRLTMAHIVFYVACFVEAMVHKTTFDHMSFVGLLLLVFSMLMLMLVIHLLGDIWTVKLMLVNDHKFVDHVIFRTVKHPNYFLNILPELVGLALLSHAYVTFVLVFPVYAVILYQRIAEEEKILQEIIIPNGSIRR; from the coding sequence ATGGTATTAGCTATTATTTTATTGACATTCCTCATTCGATTGGTTTTTTTAAAACGTTCAATTGAAAACGAGAAACGAATCCTTAGCAATGGTGGTCAAGAATTTGGTGTTGAAAACACGAAACGACTAACGATGGCGCATATTGTTTTTTATGTAGCTTGTTTTGTAGAAGCAATGGTACATAAGACAACTTTTGATCATATGAGTTTCGTAGGTTTGTTGTTGCTGGTTTTTTCTATGCTAATGTTAATGCTTGTCATTCATCTGCTGGGAGATATCTGGACAGTGAAACTTATGCTGGTGAATGACCATAAGTTTGTAGATCATGTGATTTTTAGAACAGTTAAGCATCCCAATTACTTTTTAAATATCTTGCCAGAGCTTGTTGGACTTGCTTTGTTGAGCCATGCCTACGTGACTTTTGTATTGGTTTTTCCTGTTTATGCAGTAATTTTGTATCAACGTATTGCAGAGGAAGAAAAAATCTTGCAAGAAATCATTATCCCAAATGGAAGCATTAGACGTTAA
- a CDS encoding sensor histidine kinase — protein MIKNPKLLTKSFLRSFTILGGIGLVIHIIIYLTFPFYYIQLEGEKFNESATIFTKYLETKKADELPSLLESYSKSLRISAHLKDDIRDKRLSLVHDLEIKEGNLANYIVTIDRPITTADGKNVTVQFIQGVDIYKEATRIMLLYLPYTFLATIVFAFIFSYFYTKRLLEPLFYISKVTSKMQELDDDIRFDETRKDEVGEVGKQINDVYENLLTVIDESERRNERILKLQKQKVSFIRGASHELKTPLATLRIILENMQHNVGDYKDHPKYIAKSIDKIDQMGHLLEEVLESSKFQEWTECSETLTVNTILKDVLSRYQELAFSRGIEIENQLTDSTRVVMSFKALDKVLTNLISNAIKYSDENGRVIISEQDGYLSIRNTCNPLSEEELEHLFDIFYHSQIVTDKVGGSGLGLYIVNNILESHRMSYSFLPYEHGMEFKIRLQPDHLMEE, from the coding sequence ATGATCAAAAATCCTAAACTACTAACAAAATCTTTTCTAAGAAGTTTTACAATTCTGGGTGGCATTGGTTTGGTGATCCACATTATCATCTATCTCACCTTTCCTTTTTACTATATTCAGCTAGAGGGAGAAAAGTTTAACGAGAGTGCTACGATTTTTACCAAATACCTAGAAACAAAAAAAGCAGATGAGTTGCCTAGTTTGTTGGAGTCGTATTCGAAATCCTTACGTATATCTGCCCATCTGAAAGACGATATTCGAGATAAACGTCTCTCCCTCGTACATGATTTGGAAATTAAAGAAGGTAATTTAGCCAACTATATCGTTACGATTGATCGTCCTATTACTACAGCCGATGGTAAAAACGTTACAGTACAGTTTATACAGGGAGTTGATATCTACAAAGAAGCGACGCGCATCATGCTTCTTTACCTTCCTTATACATTTTTAGCAACGATAGTATTTGCTTTTATCTTTTCTTACTTTTATACTAAACGTTTACTGGAACCCCTCTTTTATATCTCAAAAGTGACAAGTAAGATGCAGGAGCTTGATGATGACATTCGTTTCGATGAGACAAGAAAAGATGAGGTTGGAGAAGTTGGAAAGCAAATCAATGACGTATATGAAAACTTATTGACAGTGATTGATGAATCAGAAAGACGAAATGAGCGAATCCTTAAGTTGCAAAAACAAAAGGTTTCTTTTATCCGTGGCGCTTCTCACGAGTTGAAGACACCTTTGGCTACTCTTAGAATTATCCTAGAAAATATGCAACATAATGTCGGTGACTATAAAGACCACCCCAAATATATCGCAAAGAGTATTGATAAGATTGACCAGATGGGCCATCTATTGGAAGAAGTTCTAGAATCCTCCAAGTTTCAAGAGTGGACAGAGTGTAGTGAGACCTTGACTGTCAATACCATCTTAAAAGATGTTTTATCTCGTTACCAGGAACTGGCATTTTCAAGAGGGATTGAAATTGAGAATCAGCTGACAGATAGTACAAGAGTTGTTATGAGTTTCAAGGCATTGGACAAGGTTTTGACCAATCTAATCAGCAATGCCATCAAGTATTCAGATGAAAACGGGCGCGTAATAATCTCTGAACAAGACGGCTATCTCTCTATCAGAAACACTTGCAATCCTCTAAGCGAGGAAGAGTTGGAACATTTGTTTGACATTTTTTACCACTCGCAAATCGTGACGGACAAGGTGGGAGGATCAGGCTTGGGACTTTACATTGTCAACAATATCCTAGAAAGTCATCGAATGTCTTATAGTTTTTTACCTTACGAGCATGGAATGGAATTTAAAATCAGGTTGCAACCGGATCATTTGATGGAAGAATAA
- a CDS encoding response regulator transcription factor, with translation MNILVVDDEEMIREGIAAFLKEEGYHVILAKDGQEALEKFREYPIHLLVLDLMMPKRSGFEVLREINGHHDIPVIVLSALGDEETQLQVFDLYADDHVTKPFSLVLLAKRIKALLRRYYVIEDLWHYHDVTVDFTSYRAHYKNEEVPIKPKELLVLKCLIQHKNQVLSREQILEAISNDVADLPLDRVVDVYIRNLRKKLDLDCIVTVKNAGYKISL, from the coding sequence ATGAATATTTTAGTCGTAGATGATGAAGAAATGATCAGGGAAGGGATTGCCGCCTTTCTAAAAGAGGAGGGCTACCATGTGATTCTGGCTAAGGATGGACAAGAGGCTTTGGAAAAATTTCGAGAATATCCCATCCATCTCCTAGTTCTTGATCTGATGATGCCAAAACGAAGCGGTTTTGAAGTCTTAAGGGAAATCAACGGACACCACGATATCCCTGTGATTGTTTTAAGTGCCTTGGGTGACGAGGAGACCCAGTTACAGGTATTTGACCTGTATGCAGATGACCATGTGACCAAGCCTTTTTCTTTGGTTTTATTGGCAAAGAGAATCAAGGCCCTCCTCAGGCGTTACTATGTGATAGAGGATTTGTGGCATTATCATGATGTGACAGTCGATTTCACCTCCTATCGTGCTCATTATAAAAACGAGGAAGTTCCAATTAAACCAAAAGAATTGCTAGTGTTGAAGTGCTTGATTCAGCATAAGAATCAGGTATTGAGCAGAGAGCAGATATTGGAGGCTATTTCCAACGATGTTGCGGATCTCCCCTTGGATCGAGTGGTTGATGTGTATATCCGCAATCTTCGAAAAAAATTGGATCTGGATTGCATTGTGACAGTTAAAAATGCAGGGTATAAAATTAGCTTATGA
- a CDS encoding ATP-dependent Clp protease ATP-binding subunit has translation MNYSKALNECIESAYMVASHFGARYLESWHLLIAMSNHSYSVAGATLNDYPYEMDRLEEVALELTETDYSQDETFTELPFSHRLEVLFAEAEYVASVVHAKVLGTEHVLYAILHDGNALATRILERAGFSYEDQKDQVRIAALRRNLEERAGWTREDLKALRQRHRTVTDKQNSMANMMGMPQAQSGGLEDYTHDLTEQARSGKLEPVIGRDKEISRMIQILSRKTKNNPVLVGDAGVGKTALALGLAQRIASGDVPAEMAKMRVLELDLMNVVAGTRFRGDFEERMNNIIKDIEEDGKVILFIDELHTIMGSGSGIDSTLDAANILKPALARGTLRTVGATTQEEYQKHIEKDAALSRRFAKVTIEEPSMADSITILQGLKATYEKHHRVRITDEAVETAVKMAHRYLTSRHLPDSAIDLLDEAAATVQNKSKHVKADESDLSPADKALMDGKWKQAAQLIAKEQEVPVYKDLVTESEILTTLSRLSGIPVQKLTQTDAKKYLNLEAELHKRVIGQDQAVSSISRAIRRNQSGIRSHKRPIGSFMFLGPTGVGKTELAKALAEVLFDDESALIRFDMSEYMEKFAASRLNGAPPGYVGYEEGGELTEKVRNKPYSVLLFDEVEKAHPDIFNVLLQVLDDGVLTDSKGRKVDFSNTIIIMTSNLGATALRDDKTVGFGAKDIRFDQENMEKRIFEELKKTYRPEFINRIDEKVVFHSLDSEHMQEIVKIMVKPLVASLAEKGIDLKLQASALKLLASQGYDPEMGARPLRRTLQTEVEDKLAELLLKGELVAGKTLKIGVKAGQLKFDIA, from the coding sequence ATGAACTATTCAAAAGCATTGAATGAATGTATCGAAAGTGCCTACATGGTTGCGAGCCATTTTGGAGCTCGTTACCTAGAGTCATGGCATTTGTTGATTGCCATGTCCAATCACAGTTACAGTGTGGCAGGTGCGACTCTAAATGATTACCCATATGAGATGGACCGTTTAGAAGAGGTTGCGTTGGAACTGACTGAAACGGACTATAGCCAAGATGAAACCTTTACGGAATTACCCTTTTCCCATCGTTTGGAGGTTCTCTTTGCAGAAGCAGAGTATGTAGCCTCAGTGGTCCACGCAAAGGTGCTAGGGACAGAGCATGTCCTCTATGCGATTTTGCATGACGGCAATGCCTTGGCAACTCGCATCTTGGAGAGAGCAGGCTTTTCTTATGAAGACCAGAAAGATCAGGTTAGAATAGCTGCTCTTCGTCGCAATTTAGAGGAACGTGCAGGTTGGACAAGAGAAGATCTCAAGGCTTTGCGTCAACGTCATCGCACAGTAACTGACAAGCAAAATTCCATGGCCAATATGATGGGCATGCCTCAAGCTCAAAGTGGCGGTCTAGAGGACTACACGCATGACCTGACGGAGCAAGCGCGCTCTGGCAAGTTAGAGCCAGTTATCGGTCGAGACAAGGAAATCTCACGTATGATTCAGATTTTGAGTCGAAAGACCAAGAACAATCCAGTCTTGGTTGGAGATGCTGGTGTCGGGAAAACAGCTCTAGCACTTGGACTTGCCCAGCGTATTGCTAGTGGGGATGTGCCTGCGGAAATGGCAAAGATGCGTGTTCTAGAGCTTGATTTGATGAATGTCGTTGCGGGAACACGTTTCCGTGGAGATTTTGAAGAGCGCATGAACAATATCATCAAGGACATCGAGGAAGATGGCAAAGTGATCCTCTTTATCGATGAACTCCACACAATCATGGGTTCTGGTAGTGGTATTGATTCGACTCTGGATGCGGCTAATATTTTGAAACCAGCATTGGCGCGTGGAACTCTGAGAACGGTTGGTGCAACCACTCAGGAAGAATACCAAAAACACATCGAAAAAGATGCTGCCCTTTCTCGTCGGTTTGCCAAAGTGACGATTGAAGAGCCTAGTATGGCAGATAGTATAACCATTTTGCAAGGTTTGAAGGCTACCTATGAGAAACACCACCGTGTGCGAATCACAGATGAAGCTGTCGAAACAGCTGTTAAGATGGCGCATCGTTACTTGACCAGTCGTCACTTACCAGATTCTGCTATCGACCTTTTAGATGAAGCGGCAGCAACCGTTCAAAACAAATCCAAGCATGTGAAAGCAGACGAATCTGACTTGAGTCCAGCTGACAAGGCCTTGATGGATGGCAAGTGGAAACAAGCGGCCCAGCTAATCGCAAAAGAACAAGAAGTGCCTGTCTATAAAGACTTGGTAACAGAATCTGAAATTTTGACCACCTTGAGCCGCTTGTCAGGTATCCCAGTCCAAAAGCTGACGCAAACAGATGCTAAGAAATACCTTAACCTCGAAGCAGAACTACATAAACGCGTCATCGGTCAAGATCAAGCTGTTTCAAGTATTAGCCGTGCCATTCGCCGCAACCAGTCAGGTATTCGCAGTCACAAGCGTCCGATTGGTTCCTTTATGTTCCTAGGGCCGACGGGTGTCGGGAAGACCGAATTGGCAAAGGCTTTGGCAGAAGTTCTCTTTGATGACGAATCAGCCCTTATCCGCTTTGATATGAGTGAGTATATGGAGAAATTCGCAGCCAGCCGTCTCAACGGAGCGCCTCCGGGTTATGTGGGCTACGAAGAAGGTGGGGAATTGACAGAGAAGGTCCGCAATAAACCTTACTCAGTGCTTCTCTTTGATGAGGTTGAAAAAGCCCACCCAGATATCTTTAATGTCCTCTTGCAAGTCTTGGATGATGGAGTTCTAACAGACAGCAAGGGTCGCAAGGTTGACTTTTCAAATACCATTATCATCATGACGTCAAACCTTGGTGCGACAGCCCTGCGTGATGACAAGACTGTCGGTTTTGGGGCCAAGGACATTCGTTTTGATCAGGAAAATATGGAAAAACGAATCTTTGAAGAGTTGAAAAAAACTTATCGACCAGAGTTTATCAACCGTATTGATGAGAAGGTTGTTTTCCATAGTTTGGATAGTGAACACATGCAGGAAATTGTCAAGATCATGGTTAAACCATTGGTTGCTAGTCTTGCTGAGAAAGGCATCGACTTGAAACTGCAAGCTTCAGCGTTGAAGTTGCTAGCAAGCCAAGGTTATGATCCAGAAATGGGAGCTCGTCCGCTTCGCAGAACACTACAAACAGAAGTGGAAGACAAGTTGGCAGAACTCCTCCTTAAGGGAGAACTGGTAGCAGGCAAGACCCTCAAGATTGGTGTCAAAGCAGGTCAGTTAAAATTTGATATTGCTTAA
- a CDS encoding CtsR family transcriptional regulator, with translation MRFKNTSDHIEAYIKAILDQSGIVELQRSQLADTFQVVPSQINYVIKTRFTESRGYLVESKRGGGGYIRIGRIEFSNHHEMLRDLLYSIGERVSQEIYEDILQLLVEQDLMTKQEMTLLTSVATDRILGEESSVVRANILRQLLQEVDRKEK, from the coding sequence ATGAGATTTAAAAATACATCAGATCATATCGAAGCCTATATCAAGGCGATTTTAGACCAGTCTGGTATCGTGGAATTGCAGCGGAGCCAGTTGGCGGATACCTTTCAGGTTGTACCTAGTCAGATCAACTATGTAATCAAGACCCGCTTTACGGAAAGCAGAGGTTACTTGGTTGAGAGCAAGCGTGGTGGCGGAGGCTACATTCGAATAGGCAGGATTGAGTTTTCCAATCATCATGAGATGCTCCGCGATTTGCTTTACTCGATTGGTGAGCGAGTTAGTCAGGAGATTTATGAGGATATTCTCCAGCTTTTGGTGGAGCAGGACTTGATGACCAAGCAGGAGATGACCTTGCTGACTTCAGTAGCAACAGATCGTATCCTAGGGGAAGAATCCTCAGTTGTCCGTGCCAATATACTCCGACAGCTATTACAAGAGGTAGATAGAAAAGAGAAGTAA